The sequence below is a genomic window from Streptomyces sp. NBC_00289.
ACCCGGGCAGAATCGCGGTGGACCTGGCGGTGATGCTCGCGGACGGCGGCGAAGCCATCGCCGACTTGGCCCTACTGCGTGACCAGGCCGAGGTCTTCGGACCGGTGGCCTCTACTCCGACCGCCTGGCGCCTGCTGTCGGCATCGACCACACGGAACTGGAAGCACTGCACACGGCCCGAGCTGCAGCGCGCGAGGTCGCCTGGATGTAGGCCGCCGAGACGGGCCGCGGCATACCCGCGGCCCAAGCCGGCGGGCGGAACCTGCCCGGGCTGGTCACTGACATGGACGCCACCGTGGTCACCTGCCACTCCGAGAAAGAGCAGGCCGCAGCCACCTACAAGCGAGGCTTCGGCTATCACCCACTGCTGTGCTTCCCGGACAACACCGGCGGAGCCCTGGACCCGACTGCTGCGGCCGGGCAACGCAGGCGGGCGCCAACACCGCCGCCGACCACATCACCGTCCCAGAGCGTTCCTGGCTCACCTGCGGGCCCTGCACGCCCGAGGCGTCCACATATCCTTCTCGGTCGGACATCCCGTCACCGAGCCGGTACGCCGCGCGATCCGCGCCCTGCCCGACAAGGTCTGGCACCCCGCGCTGGAGCAGGATGGCACCCTGCGCGCCAGCGCCGAGGTCGCCGAGCTGACCGGCATGGTCGACCTGGACGGCTACCCCGGCGGCACCCGGATCATCGTCCGCCGCGAGCGCCCGCACCCCGCCGCCCAACTGTCCCTGTTCGACCTGGATGAGGGCATGCGCCACCGGGTCTTCCTGACCGACACCCCTATGGCGAAGGCTCGCTGCAGCACCTGGAAGTCCGCCACCGCGCGCACGCACGCGTCGAGGACCGCATCCGCTGCGGAAAGACCACCGGCTTCGGCCGCTTCCCCTCCCGCCACTTCCCCCTCAACCAAGCGTGCTGGAGCTGTCCCTGACCGCCACCGATCTGCTCGCGTGGACCCAGACCCTGCTGCTCGAAGGAGAGTTGGCCACCGCCGAGCCGAAGAAGCTGCGCTACCGGCTGCTGCACGCAGCCGCCCGCATCACTCGCGGCGGCCGCCGCCTTCGCCTGCGGATCGCCGCGACCTGGCCCTGGCGGCAAAAACTCATCAACGCCTTCGTCCGCCTCACCACACTACCCGCGCCCGACCACCTGAACTGCGGCAATGTCCCTGCCCTCCCACCACCGAGGAACCCGTTGGAGACCCCGGCCCGAGCGTCGGGCCCAAGCCATGCCCACACACCGAACCAGGGCCGACAGCACCAGTCCTCCGCCATCACTCCAGCTCAACCACTCGAAGCGAAACGGGGAGGCTAGCTTGCGCACGCCAGCACGCGGCGAGGCAGGCGCCCGCCCTGCCCGCTAACTCCCTAACCACGCAGCCGAGTTGGTCGGCCAGGCGGGTGGTGCGACGCTGGTAGCGCTCCACGACACAGGGAACCTGCTCACGGAACGTCTGCCGCGTACAGCCGAGCACCGGGCACATCAGCCGGCGCAACATCACCGAGACGACCACCCGACGTCCATCCACCGGCACGTTTGCGACCTCCGTCCCTGGAAGCCGTGCACGCGCCCCGCCGGCTGCCCGCACACCGGGCACGGCACCGGATTCCCGCGTCCGCGCCAACACCCAGATGACGTCTCCCTCGTCCGCCACGACTTCGACGACGAGGCCGACAAACCCGAAAACACCACGCCCACAAGCTCATTGACACCCATCACAAGATCATGATCACGTGCTGCTACTCGGTGTTACCACCGTTTACGGGCCAGAGCCGTTGATTAGACAGTCCCGCGGAAACAGCATGATCAGGGGGTGGTCACCAGGATCCCTTCCTCAAGGGCCTGCGAGAGGAGGTCGAGGATGTCGGCGTGCTCGGCATCAGCAGCGCTCATCACGCCGCTGAGTGTGGTCCGGCCGTCGATTTCGCGTAGGAGGCGTGACCAGGCGGGTGCGTCCTGCTCTCTGATCATGTACTCGACGGTCCCGTCGATGGCCAGGTACGAGATGTCGGAGTCTTTGTCGTCGCGTAACAGAAGCACGTTCTCCGCGAACGCGAGGACCGTGTCGTCGGGGGAATGTCGGCCGAGAGTGACCGACTCGATGTCGGTGCGCTGAGCGGACCACTCGGTTACCGAATAGGCCCGCGGCGCACGAGGTCCGTTTGCAATGATCAAATCAGGCGGGTCGGCTGCCATCGTCGCGAGAAGGCCGAGGTTGATCAACCGCAGCACCCGATCGACCATGTGTGAACTGGGTACGTCGCGCAGTTGCTTCAGCGCGGCGCGCAGGCCATCGGCGTGGAGTAGGTGAGCGGCTGCTGGGGTGGCAAGGGCTTCGTCCAGCAATTCGCCGTTGCTACTCGTAAGCATCTGGGCGAATACAGCCCGAGAGTGGCCGCCTCCGTGACCGAGGATGAAGGGGACCTTCGGGCGCTTGCGTATCGGGTCCGGCAGGACGTCCCGCATGGCGTCGCGGAGGATCCGTTTGTCCCACAGCAGGCGGGCGCGGCGCTGAGGCGGAATGGCTGCGGTCAGCTCGACCAAGCGCGGGTCGAGGAAGGGCACCCGGGCCTCTATTCCGTGGCCTGAGGCACTGCGGTCTTCGTGCCAACAGTTGTACCGTTCGATGTCGTGGTACTTCATGGTGATGAAAGCGGCGTAGGAATCGACAGGGGGAGAGAACGCCGGGAGAGCGGTGTCTCGCAGCAGCGGCTTGTCGGTGGTTTCCCACCACAGGCTCAGTTCCGGAGCGGAGGCCAGAGCGGTACGGCGGCTCATCCCGGTCAACTCGGCGATGAAGCCTTCCCAACCGTCGTCGCCCGCCATGTCCGCGGAATACCCGCCGTTGAACTCGTCCGAGCCCTGGCCGAGCAGCATGACCTTGAGCCCGGGCCGGACGCTTCGGACGTATCGGTACAGCTCGTATTTGTAGAACTGCTCTGGACCGCAGAGTGGTGTCTCCTGCAGCCAGAGCAGGTTCTTCCACTCTTGTCCGCTGGGGATGCGGTCACGTTCGAACAGCACTTGATGATTGGGCAGGCCCAGTCGGGAGGCATGGTGGTGAGCATGTTCGGCGTCGCCGTTCACCGTTGTAGTGCCGTTGAGCACGGTGAATGTATGCATGGCTGGCCCTGCGTCACCGGCCGTGGATGTTGCGAGGGCCGCGAGGGACGCAGAGTCCACGCCCCCGCTGAGCATCAGCCCGATTTCTACATCGGCCATGAGACAGTCGGTGACGGAGGAGCGGAGGATATCTCCATAGTGGCGGACGATCTCTGCGTCGCTCGCCCCTGTCTCGCCATGGCCAGAAGGCGGCGGGAATCGCCAGAAGGCATGCTCTGTGAGGTCTGCGGTCTTAAGATTGAAGTCGAGGATCGTACCGGGCCGGACCGCATCAACGCCTGTGAACCACGTCTGGGGCCGGCGGGTCACCAACAG
It includes:
- the asnB gene encoding asparagine synthase (glutamine-hydrolyzing), with product MEQAPQGDCMCGIAGHAAFGGRKLPEETEQTLSRMLRTLSLRGPDDNAMIVDHSVAMGFSRLAIVDLPSGRQPFVSEDGSVVLTVNGEIYNHRELAKGLPQDTTWRSKSDCEVLLHLYHHRGLEFLEGVRGMFALTLWDRRRARLLLARDYFGIKPLFYHRDRERLVYGSEIKALLQDPRCPRTIAWEDALADRALTWEPLLVTRRPQTWFTGVDAVRPGTILDFNLKTADLTEHAFWRFPPPSGHGETGASDAEIVRHYGDILRSSVTDCLMADVEIGLMLSGGVDSASLAALATSTAGDAGPAMHTFTVLNGTTTVNGDAEHAHHHASRLGLPNHQVLFERDRIPSGQEWKNLLWLQETPLCGPEQFYKYELYRYVRSVRPGLKVMLLGQGSDEFNGGYSADMAGDDGWEGFIAELTGMSRRTALASAPELSLWWETTDKPLLRDTALPAFSPPVDSYAAFITMKYHDIERYNCWHEDRSASGHGIEARVPFLDPRLVELTAAIPPQRRARLLWDKRILRDAMRDVLPDPIRKRPKVPFILGHGGGHSRAVFAQMLTSSNGELLDEALATPAAAHLLHADGLRAALKQLRDVPSSHMVDRVLRLINLGLLATMAADPPDLIIANGPRAPRAYSVTEWSAQRTDIESVTLGRHSPDDTVLAFAENVLLLRDDKDSDISYLAIDGTVEYMIREQDAPAWSRLLREIDGRTTLSGVMSAADAEHADILDLLSQALEEGILVTTP